A genome region from Trachemys scripta elegans isolate TJP31775 chromosome 2, CAS_Tse_1.0, whole genome shotgun sequence includes the following:
- the MCM4 gene encoding DNA replication licensing factor MCM4, which produces MSSPASTPSRRGSKRGRSSNPPTPRTEDAQSPPSQKRRTDDSTSTGDLQPMPTSPAVDMQSPNAQDVLFSSPPQFRESAIPLDFDISSPLTYGTPSSRVEGTPRSGVRGTPVRQRPDLGSARKARQVDLHSDGPAEDALASEQSLGQKLVIWGTDVNVASCKEKFQRFLQRFIDPLAKEEENVGLDLNEPLYMQRLEEINMVGEPFLNVNCDHLRSFDTNLYRQLICYPQEVIPTFDMAANEIFFDRYPDSILEHQIQVRPYNALKTRNMRSLNPEDIDQLITISGMVIRSSQLIPEMQEAFFKCQVCAFTTRVEIDRGRIAEPSTCKNCNTTHSMALIHNRSMFSDKQMIKLQESPEDMPAGQTPHTVVLFAHNDLVDKVQPGDRVNVTGIYRAVPIRVNPRVSNVKSVYKTHIDVIHYRKTDSKRLHGVDEETEQKIFAEERVEMLKDLSRKPDIYERLSLALAPSIYEHEDIKKGILLQLFGGSRKDFSHTGRGNFRAEINILLCGDPGTSKSQLLQYVYNLVPRGQYTSGKGSSAVGLTAYVMKDPETRQLVLQTGALVLSDNGICCIDEFDKMNESTRSVLHEVMEQQTLSIAKVRL; this is translated from the exons ATGTCCTCGCCGGCCTCCACACCGAGCCGCCGCGGCAGCAAGCGCGGGCGGAGCAGCAACCCCCCGACTC CACGAACTGAAGATGCTCAGTCTCCTCCTTCACAAAAACGTCGAACAGATGACTCCACATCTACAGGAGATCTACAACCAATGCCAACTTCTCCAGCAGTTGACATGCAAAGCCCAAATGCTCaagatgttttgttttccagCCCACCACAGTTTCGGGAATCGG CAATTCCACTTGATTTTGATATTAGTTCACCTCTGACCTATGGCACTCCCAGCTCTAGAGTGGAGGGTACTCCAAGGAGTGGTGTGCGAGGAACTCCAGTTAGACAGAGGCCAGATCTTGGATCTGCCCGCAAAGCCAGACAGGTGGACTTGCATTCTGATGGG CCAGCAGAGGATGCATTGGCAAGTGAACAATCTCTTGGACAAAAGCTTGTGATCTGGGGAACAGATGTTAACGTAGCTTCATGCAAAGAAAAGTTCCAG AGATTTCTTCAGCGTTTTATTGATCCATTGGCTAAAGAGGAAGAGAACGTTGGCTTGGATCTTAATGAACCACTCTATATGCAGCGACTTGAGGAG ATCAATATGGTTGGGGAACCATTTCTGAATGTAAACTGTGACCATCTAAGATCATTTGACACAAATCTATACAGACAGCTGATCTGCTATCCACAG GAAGTTATCCCAACATTTGACATGGCTGCTAATGAGATCTTTTTTGATCGTTACCCTGACTCAATATTAGAACACCAGATTCAAGTCAGACCATATAATGCATTGAAGACCAGGAATATGAGGAGTCTGAACCCTGAAG ACATTGACCAACTTATCACCATCAGTGGTATGGTGATCAGAAGCTCCCAGTTGATTCCTGAGATGCAAGAAGCATTCTTCAAGTGCCAGGTTTGTGCCTTCACCACAAGAGTAGAAATTGACCGTGGCAGGATTGCTGAACCATCAACATGCAAGAACTGTAATACAACACACAGCATGGCACTGATTCACAATCGCTCCATGTTTTCAGACAAACAGATG ATCAAACTGCAGGAGTCTCCTGAAGATATGCCGGCTGGCCAGACTCCTCATACTGTGGTGCTGTTTGCTCACAATGACCTTGTGGATAAGGTTCAGCCAGGCGACAGAGTTAACGTTACAG gtatcTACAGAGCAGTTCCTATTCGAGTTAATCCAAGGGTGAGCAATGTAAAATCAGTCTATAAAACCCACATTGATGTCATTCATTACCGTAAAACCGATTCAAAACGTTTGCATGGTGTTGATGaagaaacagaacagaaaatCTTTGCAGAGGAACGTGTGGAAATGCTGAAAGACCTCTCCAGAAAACCAGACATTTATGAAAGACTTTCTTTGGCTCTGGCTCCAAGCATTTATGAACACGAAGATATCAAAAAG GGCATTCTGCTTCAGCTGTTTGGGGGATCAAGAAAAGATTTCAGTCATACCGGAAGAGGCAATTTTCGTGCTGAGATCAACATTCTTCTGTGTGGTGATCCTGGCACTAGTAAATCACAGCTGCTTCAATATGTCTATAACCTGGTTCCTAGAGGCCAGTACACATCTGGGAAGGGCTCTAGTGCAGTTGGTCTCACTGCATATGTAATGAAGGACCCAGAGACAAGGCAGCTGGTTCTGCAGACAGGTGCTCTGGTTCTCAGTGATAATGGCATTTGCTGCATTGATGAATTTGATAAAATGAATGAAAGTACAAGATCAGTTCTGCATGAAGTAATGGAACAACAGACTCTTTCTATTGCCAAGGTAAGACTCTAG